Genomic DNA from Carnobacterium divergens DSM 20623:
TTAACACGGCAATAATAAGTAACCAGATACTCCAAAACATTAAACTTGATTTTTTAAATAACTCCATATAATTTTTACTACCCCTTTTAAATTATTTTAGTAAATAAATACGCTTCAACTAACTGTTCAGTTGCAACAATTGATTCTTCATGTGTTCGTTCGTAAGCATGACTTGAATCAATGCCTGCACCAATCAAAGCATGTTTCACATCGGCTCCAGCCCGCATTGCAGCAGATGCATCACTGCCATAATAAGGATAAATATCCAATTGATAAGGAATTTGATTCGCTTCACATAACTCAGTTAATTGCTTTCTCAATTCATAATGATACGGTCCGCTACCATCTTTAACACAAATTGAAACTGAGTATTCATCGGTTTGTTGATCGTCTCCCATCGCTCCCATATCAACAGCTAGATACTCTACTACCTTATCGTTAATATTTGAATTTCCACCATACCCAATTTCTTCGTTATTTGAAATAAAGAAGTGGGTTGTATGTGGCAGACTAAGTTGTTCTTTTTTTAATTTTGTTAACAATTGAAGTAAAATAGCCACACTAACCTTATCGTCTAAATGACGTGATTTAATAAAACCTGCTTTTGTAATTTCTGTTCGTGGATCAAAACTAACAAAATCTCCTACTTGAATCCCTAGTTTTTCTGTTTCTTCTTTAGAGCGAACTTTTTCATCTATTCGTACTTCCATATTTTCTTGATTGCGTTCCGCAGTGCCTGCATCTTTATACACATGAACGCTCGTTTGGTGCATTAAAATTGTTCCACTATATGTTTTTCCATGCGTTGTTTGAATTTGGCAGTATTCCCCTTCGATTGCATTGTATTTAAACCCACCAACTAAATCTAGTTTTAAGCGACCGTCAGGCTTAATCCCTCTTACCATTGCACCTAGCGTGTCAACGTGAGCCGTCACAAAACGGTGTTGTTCATGATTAGTGCCCTTAACAGTGACAATTAAACTCCCTTTATGATTGACTTTTGTTTCATATCCAAGTGTTTCAAGATACTTCTTAATATAGTTGATAATTTCATAAGTATTTCCAGTAGGTGAAGGGATAGTTGTTAACGTTTCCACCCATTTAATTGTTGTTTTTTCCATTTTCCAAACCCCTATCTAAAATTTCATACACTTATTACAGTATACATTAATTTATTCATAAATAAACCGCCTAAAGTCTGATAAATCATCTATTTATAAAATAATTGGCAGAGCACTTATTTTATGCTACTCTAGTATGAAAACCATCAACTTTAAATTGATGTGTTCGTTTTTATATTATAACATAGGAGTGATAACTTTGAACTTTATATGGACAACCGATTTACAATCAACTACGTATCAAGATGCTTTGAAAATTCGCAAAAAAGTTTTTGTTGAAGAACAGCAAGTAGACTTATCAATTGAAATAGATGATTTAGAAGATCAAACATTTCATGTAACAGGATACCTCAATGAAAAAGCTGTTGCTACTGCACGCTTATACCCTGTTACAGCCACAGAATTTAAAGTTCAGCGAGTTGCGGTTTCCAACACCTACCGCGGACAGCAATTAGGACAACAATTAATGAAAGAAATTGAACGTTTTGCCAAAGAAAATCAAAAGGACACTTTAATTTTAGGCGCGCAAGATCAAGCTATTGGTTTTTATGAAAAATTAGGCTATCACACATACGGAGAAGGTTTTTTAGACGCTGGAATTCCTCATCATATGATGAAAAAAGAACTTATATAAAAAAAAGATTTCAGCAATATTGCTGAAATCTTTTTTTTATTTTTTTGTTCGATTTAATAAAGCTTTTCTTTTTTCTTTCATTTTCTTTAAACGTCCTTCTTTTTCATTCTCTAAACGTTGAATACTTTTAATAAGTTTCCCATCAATTCGCTGGTAGGTTAACTCTAAAACGTCCCCTACTTGCAATTCTTTAGGAAGTTCATTTTCCAATACATACATTGGACTTTGTCCATCGTCTGGAATTAAGCGAGCAATTGAGTTTTCAATTTCTTCTAGGACTACTTTCATTTCATTAACCTCCAAGTCATTGCCTTATTTTTTTGTTGGCTCTACTGTATAACTTCCATCTTTGGCAACTGAAACCGTAATCGTTCCATTGATATCCGTTCCGTATACCGGAATACCTAATGCATTGATTCGCTCCATTGCTTCTATATTAGGATGATGATAGGTATTGTTAAGTCCCGCTGAGTAGATTGCAACTTTTGGATTAACAGCAGCTAACCAATCGGTACTACTGCTTTCTTTTGACCCATGATGGCCAATATGAAGCAGGGTTGAACTTAGTGATTTCCCATTCGCCAACAATTGCTTTTCAACGCGCTTAGCAGCATCTCCTGGAAACATTCCACTAAATTCTCCTATCGTTACTCTAGTGATGATTGAATCATCATTTTGATTGCTTTTAGCTTCATCTGTTGGATTAAACACTTCTAATTCAAATGGTCCGATAGCTTTTGTTAATCCTGCTTTTGGTTCAAAATAAGCCGTATCCTTTTCAGCGATTGCATCCAGTAATTTTTCGTATACCTTTGTCGTTGCGTCGTGGCCATTCATCCAAACTTCTTTCACATCAAAATATTTCAATACCAAATCGCCATTTCCGATATGATCTGAATCATTATGAGTAAAAATCAATAAATCAATTTTACCACCTGTTCCAACATATTGATTTAAATAATCTATGATTCGTTTTTCTTTATCGTCGTAACGCCCTGTATCAATTAAGATTGTCGTACCATCTGAAGCTTGAATTAACGTAGCATCTCCTTGTCCAATATCTAAAAACCTAAAAATAGCATTTTCATTACTGCTTGTAGATTCTTTTTTAGGAACTTCTACTGGCTGATACTCAGTTTCTTTTAGAATCATTTCTTTTAGCTCATTAGGTAACTGAACAACTTTATCGACTAAGGACGCATTAGGATCTGTATTTCGTCCAATAACAACTCCAATCATGATACAAAGAATCATTGCTAATAAAACAAAAGATGCTTTTAACTGAAATCGTTGTTTTTTTGTTAATTTTTTATTTTTTTTTCGTTTGGTTGCCACATTTATCCCTCATTCAACTAAATTCTATAAAAAACAACTCACTTCACCTAGAAGAAAGTTGTTTTGCTTTTGATTATTGACCTACAAAATAAGACATAAATAATGCCGCAATATTAAAATAAATCAACACACTTGTTAGATCACTTAATGTTGTTATAAAGGGGCCGCTAGCTACTGCAGGATCAAAACCTAATCGATCCATTAAAATTGGAATCAAGCTTCCTGCTAAATTCGCCACTGTGATTGCACAAAGCATCGCCATACCGATGACAAAACCTAAAATAAAGTTGTGCTTCCAAATCCCAACAACCACAAAGATTGTGATTCCAGTTACGAGTCCAGTTACGAGTCCTGTCATAATCTCACTGAAAATCATTTTCCCAAAATTTGTATTGCTGTCATCTTGTGTTGCTAGCTTACGAACTGCAACGGCTAAGGATTGCGTCCCTGCATTTCCAGCTGTCCCAGTAATCAACGAAATAAATACTGCTAAAATGCTTGCATCACTTACCATCACTTCATAGCGACTAATGAGTGACGCTGTGCTCATTCCTAAAAATAATAGCGTAATTAACCATGGCAATCGTTTAGATGCCGCAATAAATGGATTTTCAGTTGTCTCCTCAACATCGACCCCAGCCAAACCAGAATAATCACTGGTCGCTTCGTCATCAATAACATCGATAATATCATCAACGGTAATAATCCCTAACAGGTGATCAACTTCGTCAACAACGGGTACTGCTAAGAAATCATAATCTCGAATCGTTTTTGCAACATCATTTTGATCATCCGTTACTTTAACTGCCACTGGATGTTCACTCATTAAGTCAGCAATCAATTGATCGTCTTCATTAATAATTAAATCTCTTAATGAAATAACCCCAACTAAAACCTCTTCACTGTCAACGACATAAATATAGTAAATTGTCTCTGCTTCTGGTGCTTTACTTTTTAAAATGGCCATTGCTGAACGAACCGTTTGATTCGCAACGATTGAAACAAATTCCGTCGTCATAATAGAGCCAGCCGTCTCATCTTCGTAGTGAAGCAATTCTTTAATTTCACTCGCATTTTCTTCCGGCATTAAATCTAAATAGACTTTAACTTGATGTTTATTTAATTGTTTTAAAATATCAACAGCATTATCAGCATACATTGCGCCTAGCATATCCGCAGCATAATTAGGATTCATTTCTCTTAGATATTCTTCAACTGATTCCTCATCTTCTTCAATTACTTCAAACATATCACCTAACTCATTAGGAGATAGATAGTGATACGTTTTTTGACGTTCTTCTTTTGTTAAACCTAGATAGACCTGACCCTGTTCATAGGAATGAAGTGCTAAAAACTCATCTCTGAAATCGGGCATATTTTCAGCATTTAATAACTCTTTCATTCTTTCCAAACGTTCTTCTATTTCTAACTGAGCTTCATTCAAAAAAACTTCTCCTCTCTAATGATTCATTTTGGTAATAGACATATTTTCTGTCCATTGCTGCATATCTATTGGATAAGGAGCTGTTACAAGCGTTTTTTCCATTGTAAAGGGATGAATAAATTGCAACTCATGGCAATGGAGTGCTTGACGGCTTAGCCATTGATCATGGACACCACCATATAGATCATCGCCTACTAAAGGATGACCTATATGGGCAAAATGAACCCTAATTTGATGAGTTCTGCCAGTATGCAATTGAATATCTACCAAAGTTGCTTCTTGATAACGCTCCTTTACCCAATATTCTGTTAAAGCCGTTCTTCCATTCGGTGTCACTATTCTTTTGATAATAGAATCTGTAGGTCTTCCAATAGGAGCCTCTATCTTCCCATGATCGTTTGCTACATTTCCTGTTACTAAAGCTGAATAGTGTTTTAAAAGCGTTCGCTCTCTTAAAGCATTATCCATTAATGCGTGGGCATAACCATGTTTTGCAAATAACATCAACCCCGTCGTATCACGATCTAAACGCGTGACAATATGAACCACTTGGTCTTTATAATTTTGTCGGCAATAATACCCTTTAACGCGATTTGCCATACTTCCTTCAGGATGAACTTGAGAAGGAATCGATACGACGCCGTATGGTTTATTAACAATCAAATAGTGTTCATCTTCATAAACAATATCAATAGGATGCTCTGCTGGAAAGGTCGTTTCGTAGCCCTCTTCGTCTGGCACTGTCATTTCTACTAAATCATTTTCTTTTAAATAAAAAATAGCATTTACTTCTTGGTGATTGACAGTAATTTTTCCACCTTGAAATTTCACTTTGGCTAATAAACCTCTTGAAACACCTTTCGTACGTAAAAATGTTTTCACTTGATAAGACTCTTTTAACGGGTAAATCCAACTAAATTTCATGACTATGTTTCGCTCCAATAAATGCATCTTCTACTCTACTCCAGAAATGAGTATGACGATAACGAGCAAAATGAATTCGTTCTTTCGCAATTCGGTAGTTAATAGCAATAATATTTTTTTCTGATGAGGTTAATTGATCAATGGTTAAAATAAAACCATCTTCTGAAGCAGGTCTTAATTGAATCCATTCATTTGGTGCGACAATCATCGGTGAACTGAGTGTACGGAAAACTCGGTTGTTAATTGAAGCAATTTCCGTTAATTGAATAGCTTCTAAGCGGGGATGAATAACTGCTCCACCAACAGATTTATTATAGGCCGTTGATCCTGTTGGCGTTGAAACACACATTCCGTCTCCTCTAAAACGCTCAAACCACTCATCTTTAATATAAACATCGCACACCATTGTACCATCGATACGTTTCAAAGTTGATTCATTTAAAGCAAAAAAATGCGCCTCTTCCACCTGATCTTGATAAGAAACTTTAACGTCTAATAACGGATAACTTACGCTTTCTCCTTGATCTTTCACTAAACTTTCAACAAGCTCTTCTAATTCAAAATCTCGCCAGTCCGTATAAAAACCTAAGTGTCCTGTGTGAACTCCAACAAATCGAACTTGATCTAATAAGTGAGCATAGCGATGAAAAGCTGACAACAATGTGCCATCTCCACCAACCGTAATGACTAAATCAGGATTTTTTTCTTCTAATGTTAAACGATTCTTCAAACAGAGCGCCCTTAATTCCTGAGCAACAGCAACTGATTTTTTATTATGATTGTGAATAATTGCAATTCGCACAGTTGCCACCTCCGTCGTTTATTTTTTGCCATTTTCTTCTTGATACCCTTTATTGTGTGAGAATAAACGCTGTGCTTCTTGAATTTCTACTCGTATTTGGGACATTTCTTCATCTAATTGAAAAGCAGCTTCTGCGGCTCTTTGTAATCGTACATTGATGTCTTCTGGAAATTCGCCTTGATATTTATAGTTTAAGGAATGTTCAATTGTTGCCCAGAAATTCATTGATAAAGTTCTAATTTGAATTTCAACTAAAATTTTCTTTTCACCAGCAATCAATTGTACGGGATACTCTAACACAACATGATAAGATCGATATCCACTTTCCTTATTATTCGTAATATAATCTCGTTCTTCAATAATATGAATATCATGGCGATTGCGAAGCAAGCGCACAACTTCATGAATATCATCCACAAACTGGCACATAATTCTTAGCCCAGCGATGTCTTGCATATCCGTTTCTAAACGATCGATTGAAATGTTTCGTAATCTCGCTTTTGCTAAAATGCTATCTTTAGGTTTCACTCGACCCGTTACAAATTCGATTGGTGTGTGTAAACTTTCCTGCCTGAATTGTTTTCGAATTCCTTTTAATTTTACTTTTAATTCGTCAACAGCTTGTTGATATGGCGCAAAAAACTCATCCCAATTTTCTATCATAAATCATACCTTCTTTATCTTTCAATTAAAATTCTTCAGCATTCTAACTTAATTTAAGCATACAACCCATTTTAACATATGTAAGATAGAATTTGGGTATTGAAAGCACAATCTCATTCAAAAAATATGATAAAATAGGATGAACAAACTTTTAGGAGGTCGATTAAATGAGTGAACAAGTCGAAATTGAATTTAAAAATATGATCACATTGTCCGAATACAAAAAATTACTTCAATTATTTCATGCAAAAGAGGAGGATTTTTTTTATCAATCTAATAGCTACTTTGATACTCCAGATTGGCAATTAAAATTGAAACATGCTGGGTTAAGAATTAGATTATTACCTGAGTATGCTGAACTAACCTTAAAAACCCCCTTTGAAAACGATCTACTAGAAACAACAGATTCGTTTACATTAGAAGAAGGAAAAAAAATGATTCAACAAGGTAAGATTAAATCTTCTGGCTTTGTTTATACTAAATTAATTTCTCTAGGAATTAATCCGGATGAATTACGCTTGCTAGGAAATTTAGCAACTACTCGTTACGAACATAAAACAAAAGAAGGCTTGTTTGTTTTAGATCACAGTGTTTATTGCAATCAAGAAGATTACGAATTAGAATTTGAAACTGCTCATCATGAAGAAGGAAAAAAAATCTTCCAACAATTTTTAATCGATCAAGCTATTCCTACTCGTCCGTCAAAACATAAAATTGCTCGGATGATTGAAGCCAATCACCAACTATAATGCCTGATATTTCGCAATAAAATTTGAATTGTGGCGATTTTGTTACAACTAAACTCTTTCCAATTCAAAAGTCAAGGTTTTTTATTACTTTTTTTTATTTTTTTTTGGTAAAGTATACTTGTTGAAAGAAACCGTCCCGTAAGTGACCCATACAAAAATATAAAAATGGTAAGGTGAAAAATTATGCGAACACAACCCCAAAACTCAAAAGCAAATACTCCTGACTTCAAACAAATAATTGAAATCTATTTATTTATTAATCCGTTAGGTTCTAAATGTTATCAAGCCGAAAAAGAGTTATTAACTTTTATAGAATCAAAAACTGATAAAAAGGTCCATTTTAGGTTTATTCCGTTTCACAATCTTCAAACAGTTTCGAATTACATGAGATTTCATCAGCTACCTGAAAAAAACTTAGACTTGAGAAATGAAATTTGTAATAATACGTATGGTGCGTGTCTAGCATACAAAGCTGCTTTGATGCAAGGGAAGAAAAAAGGACGCACTTTTTTAATGAATTTGCAAAAAGCGATTGTTGAAGATAAATGCGTGTTTAACGAAACCTTACTAAAAACAATTGCACAACAAAGTCAATTAGATGTTGAAATGTTTTTAGAGGACAAGCAATCAGACTTCGCTAAACGAGACTATGAAAAAGACCAACAAATCGCAAGAGAGATGACTATTCAATGTACACCATCTTTAGTTCTATTTGATAATCAAACAGATGATTACGGATTACTTCTTGATAATGAATGTATTTCGTTAGATTTAGTAAACAAACTGTGTGATTCATCCAGCTCAATTCGCGACAATCATAAAAAAATAATGTCTCAAGATACTTTGGTTACTACGATTACAGAAAATCATTTACGTGTATTAGGTTCTTAAAAAGACGATTATCAAGGTTACTTGATAATCGTCTTTTTTTATTTTTTATTTTTTATTAAAGATTCAAATTCATTCAATCGACTTTCAAACACAGCCATTGCTTCTTCAATATATGTTTTATTCGTCATGTCCACACCCGCTTTTTTCATCACTTCGATTGGGAAATCACTACTTCCTGATTTTAAATAATTAAGATATTTTTCAAGAGCATGTTCTTCTTTATTTAAAATTTTCGCTGATAAAGCAGAGGCTGCTGAAAATCCGGTTGCATATTGATAGACATAATAATTGTAATAAAAATGTGGAATTCTCGCCCATTCTACTGCAATCTCTGGATCTTTTTCAACTGCTTCTCCGTAATAACGTGCATTCAATTTGGCATAATAATCTGACATAAATTCACTTGTCAATGGAATCCCCTTAGCTGCTTGTTCGTGAATAAAATGTTCAAATTCAGCAAATTGTGTCTGACGGAAAATAGTTCCTTTGAATCCATCTAGATAATGATTTAATACATAAGCACGAATTTTGGGATCAGTCTGAGTTTCCAATAAATACTCAGTTAAAATATTTTCGTTTGTTGTGGACGCAATTTCTGCTAAGAAAATAGAATAATCTCCATAAACATAAGGTTGATTCTTCCTTGTATAATAGCTATGAACACTATGCCCCATTTCATGAACTAATGTAAATAATTGATCTAATGTGTCGTGCCAATTCATTAAAATATAAGGGTTTGTTTCATAGGCTCCTGATGAATAGGCACCACTACGTTTCCCTTCATTCTCAACAACATCAATCCAGCGGTTAGTGAAGGCTTCTTCGACAATTTTCAAATAGTCCTCTCCTAAAGGAGCTAAAGCTTCCAAGGTCATCTTTTTAGCTTCATCATATGAAAATTTAATTGTTGCTTCACCTGTGATAGGTGTGTACATATCATACATATGCAGAGTATCAACATCTAATACATCTTTACGCAATGCTACATAACGGTGCAGCAAAGGTAAATTTTCATCAACCACTGCTAATAAAGTATCGTAAACAGCTTCTGGGATGTCGTTTGCAGCTAATGCTTTAGCTCTTGCTGAATCATAATGATGCACCTTAGCATTGTAATTGTGGTATTTCACATGAGAAGATAACGTACTTGCAAATGTATTTTTCAAGCCTGCATAGGTTTTAGACAAATTTTGAAAAGCAGACTGACGAACTTCACGATTTGTACTTTCCATTAATTGACCATAGACGCCATGAGATAGTTGAACATTTTCTCCGTTCTCATCTTTTATAATTGGAAACTTGATATCTGCATTATTCAATACATTAAACGTCCGACTAGATGCCGTAAAAATTTCCCCTGCTCCTGCCAGTAAAGCCTCTTCATTTGAAGATAAGACATGGGATCTAGCGCTAGTCATCTGATTGATAAAATGTTGGTACGGTTTTAATTCTGTATTTTCTTTAAAAAAGCTTTCTAATTTTTCAGGAGGAATTTCCAATACTTCAGGCTCAAACCAAGATAAACTTTCGCTAACTTTCGTTGCAAGTGCTGATGCACGTTCATAAATCCCTTGATACGTATCATTATTTGTATCTTGATCATTTTTTAAATGCGCATAAACATATAACGTCTCTAAATCATTAGATACATCTAGCAAAAAGTTAATTCCTTGTAAAAACAAATCAGAATTCATTCCAATTTTACCTTTTACTTGATCAACTTTTTTTAACTTTTCTTCCAAAAGTAAATAATTTTGATTGAACTCTTCATCTGATTTAAAGATAACGTCTAAATCCCACGTTAAATTTTCAGGAACTTCATTGCGAAGTGGTAGTTTTTTTGTCTCTGTCATGATGTGTCCTCCTCAAGAATTTATCTAACTGTAATTTTACCATAACTTAAAGACAATTTGCTGGATTCTTGACCTATTTTTAACTTTAATCAGTATTTTTAGTTAATTCCATTAATTTTTCTTCTTCAGAATTAAAAAATACAAGCTTCTTTAAAACTACCCATTGATGATGTGCTATTTGATGAATAATTTGTTGTGTTTCTAAAAAATAAAGATAACGAATCAATTCCTTTTGTTGAATTTTTTTTGTTATTAAGGGCGTAGGATAAAATAATAGCTGAGTCATCATATTTTGCACATACTCTCTACTTGTAAACACCTGGTTCTCTCCTTTTTTACTTAGCCATCTCACCACTTGATACTTCCATTGACAATTTTGCATTTGAATAATGACTGATTGCTCGATAGGCAAGTGTAACTCAATTGGAAGAAACAACAAGTGATGGTGCGCTTGATATAAAACACGTTGAAAATCTATTAATTTAGATTGAGAATTGCGTAGAGCTCTCATTAAAAATTGGTGATTTTTGAGTAATTCTTTAGTTTGCGCTATCTCCGATTCAACGTATGGTTGATAGGTTAGTGTTTCAAAATGATTGATTATTGTTTTTAACGTTATTTTTTTATTCGTTAACGATACTTGATAGTTACGACTTTTTAATAGCTCATTCCTTTCAAATTGAATTAAATGGTAAAAAATGTGTAGCTTTTGATGATTGGTATCTAAGAAGAAAATATGATAGTTAAGATTCTTATGATAATATAAAAATAACCGTTGTTGAGCCGTTAATTTCCGTTTTAATTTGAAACGTTTCCCTAAAATCCAAATAACCTTATAACCTGCTTTTTGATAACTTTGAGTGCGCTTGATCATGTTTGCTTCACTAATGAAGCTGCATTGAAATTCAATCGCCACTGGTATTTTTTGATCCAACCAAATTAGTAAATCGGGTCTTTGTTTTAATTTTGGCAAATATGCTTCCAACATGCATGGAATTTCTTGCTGAGTAAACCATTGAGATAACATTTGCTTTCCAGCCAAATGCTCTAAGGTTTCTCCTTCTGAAAATAGAAAACAATCAGATGCCTGATAATGTGAAAAATGTGGAATCTTAATTTTACCTCTTTTTAAATAAACTGGTTGTCGACATCCTGGACAGAACAAAGAACCTTTTATATTTTTTTCTTTGATTAAATCAGCTTGTACATAATGATTTTGACTATCTAAAGCAATTAACATCGTTATCCCTCACTTTTTTATCTTTTAATATACTATTCGTAAAAATCAGATAAAT
This window encodes:
- a CDS encoding M42 family metallopeptidase yields the protein MEKTTIKWVETLTTIPSPTGNTYEIINYIKKYLETLGYETKVNHKGSLIVTVKGTNHEQHRFVTAHVDTLGAMVRGIKPDGRLKLDLVGGFKYNAIEGEYCQIQTTHGKTYSGTILMHQTSVHVYKDAGTAERNQENMEVRIDEKVRSKEETEKLGIQVGDFVSFDPRTEITKAGFIKSRHLDDKVSVAILLQLLTKLKKEQLSLPHTTHFFISNNEEIGYGGNSNINDKVVEYLAVDMGAMGDDQQTDEYSVSICVKDGSGPYHYELRKQLTELCEANQIPYQLDIYPYYGSDASAAMRAGADVKHALIGAGIDSSHAYERTHEESIVATEQLVEAYLFTKII
- a CDS encoding GNAT family N-acetyltransferase, with translation MNFIWTTDLQSTTYQDALKIRKKVFVEEQQVDLSIEIDDLEDQTFHVTGYLNEKAVATARLYPVTATEFKVQRVAVSNTYRGQQLGQQLMKEIERFAKENQKDTLILGAQDQAIGFYEKLGYHTYGEGFLDAGIPHHMMKKELI
- a CDS encoding DUF3006 family protein codes for the protein MKVVLEEIENSIARLIPDDGQSPMYVLENELPKELQVGDVLELTYQRIDGKLIKSIQRLENEKEGRLKKMKEKRKALLNRTKK
- a CDS encoding ComEC/Rec2 family competence protein, encoding MATKRKKNKKLTKKQRFQLKASFVLLAMILCIMIGVVIGRNTDPNASLVDKVVQLPNELKEMILKETEYQPVEVPKKESTSSNENAIFRFLDIGQGDATLIQASDGTTILIDTGRYDDKEKRIIDYLNQYVGTGGKIDLLIFTHNDSDHIGNGDLVLKYFDVKEVWMNGHDATTKVYEKLLDAIAEKDTAYFEPKAGLTKAIGPFELEVFNPTDEAKSNQNDDSIITRVTIGEFSGMFPGDAAKRVEKQLLANGKSLSSTLLHIGHHGSKESSSTDWLAAVNPKVAIYSAGLNNTYHHPNIEAMERINALGIPVYGTDINGTITVSVAKDGSYTVEPTKK
- the mgtE gene encoding magnesium transporter, which produces MNEAQLEIEERLERMKELLNAENMPDFRDEFLALHSYEQGQVYLGLTKEERQKTYHYLSPNELGDMFEVIEEDEESVEEYLREMNPNYAADMLGAMYADNAVDILKQLNKHQVKVYLDLMPEENASEIKELLHYEDETAGSIMTTEFVSIVANQTVRSAMAILKSKAPEAETIYYIYVVDSEEVLVGVISLRDLIINEDDQLIADLMSEHPVAVKVTDDQNDVAKTIRDYDFLAVPVVDEVDHLLGIITVDDIIDVIDDEATSDYSGLAGVDVEETTENPFIAASKRLPWLITLLFLGMSTASLISRYEVMVSDASILAVFISLITGTAGNAGTQSLAVAVRKLATQDDSNTNFGKMIFSEIMTGLVTGLVTGITIFVVVGIWKHNFILGFVIGMAMLCAITVANLAGSLIPILMDRLGFDPAVASGPFITTLSDLTSVLIYFNIAALFMSYFVGQ
- a CDS encoding RluA family pseudouridine synthase, which produces MKFSWIYPLKESYQVKTFLRTKGVSRGLLAKVKFQGGKITVNHQEVNAIFYLKENDLVEMTVPDEEGYETTFPAEHPIDIVYEDEHYLIVNKPYGVVSIPSQVHPEGSMANRVKGYYCRQNYKDQVVHIVTRLDRDTTGLMLFAKHGYAHALMDNALRERTLLKHYSALVTGNVANDHGKIEAPIGRPTDSIIKRIVTPNGRTALTEYWVKERYQEATLVDIQLHTGRTHQIRVHFAHIGHPLVGDDLYGGVHDQWLSRQALHCHELQFIHPFTMEKTLVTAPYPIDMQQWTENMSITKMNH
- a CDS encoding NAD kinase; translation: MRIAIIHNHNKKSVAVAQELRALCLKNRLTLEEKNPDLVITVGGDGTLLSAFHRYAHLLDQVRFVGVHTGHLGFYTDWRDFELEELVESLVKDQGESVSYPLLDVKVSYQDQVEEAHFFALNESTLKRIDGTMVCDVYIKDEWFERFRGDGMCVSTPTGSTAYNKSVGGAVIHPRLEAIQLTEIASINNRVFRTLSSPMIVAPNEWIQLRPASEDGFILTIDQLTSSEKNIIAINYRIAKERIHFARYRHTHFWSRVEDAFIGAKHSHEI
- a CDS encoding GTP pyrophosphokinase, yielding MIENWDEFFAPYQQAVDELKVKLKGIRKQFRQESLHTPIEFVTGRVKPKDSILAKARLRNISIDRLETDMQDIAGLRIMCQFVDDIHEVVRLLRNRHDIHIIEERDYITNNKESGYRSYHVVLEYPVQLIAGEKKILVEIQIRTLSMNFWATIEHSLNYKYQGEFPEDINVRLQRAAEAAFQLDEEMSQIRVEIQEAQRLFSHNKGYQEENGKK
- a CDS encoding CYTH domain-containing protein, coding for MSEQVEIEFKNMITLSEYKKLLQLFHAKEEDFFYQSNSYFDTPDWQLKLKHAGLRIRLLPEYAELTLKTPFENDLLETTDSFTLEEGKKMIQQGKIKSSGFVYTKLISLGINPDELRLLGNLATTRYEHKTKEGLFVLDHSVYCNQEDYELEFETAHHEEGKKIFQQFLIDQAIPTRPSKHKIARMIEANHQL
- a CDS encoding DsbA family protein, which translates into the protein MRTQPQNSKANTPDFKQIIEIYLFINPLGSKCYQAEKELLTFIESKTDKKVHFRFIPFHNLQTVSNYMRFHQLPEKNLDLRNEICNNTYGACLAYKAALMQGKKKGRTFLMNLQKAIVEDKCVFNETLLKTIAQQSQLDVEMFLEDKQSDFAKRDYEKDQQIAREMTIQCTPSLVLFDNQTDDYGLLLDNECISLDLVNKLCDSSSSIRDNHKKIMSQDTLVTTITENHLRVLGS
- the pepF gene encoding oligoendopeptidase F; amino-acid sequence: MTETKKLPLRNEVPENLTWDLDVIFKSDEEFNQNYLLLEEKLKKVDQVKGKIGMNSDLFLQGINFLLDVSNDLETLYVYAHLKNDQDTNNDTYQGIYERASALATKVSESLSWFEPEVLEIPPEKLESFFKENTELKPYQHFINQMTSARSHVLSSNEEALLAGAGEIFTASSRTFNVLNNADIKFPIIKDENGENVQLSHGVYGQLMESTNREVRQSAFQNLSKTYAGLKNTFASTLSSHVKYHNYNAKVHHYDSARAKALAANDIPEAVYDTLLAVVDENLPLLHRYVALRKDVLDVDTLHMYDMYTPITGEATIKFSYDEAKKMTLEALAPLGEDYLKIVEEAFTNRWIDVVENEGKRSGAYSSGAYETNPYILMNWHDTLDQLFTLVHEMGHSVHSYYTRKNQPYVYGDYSIFLAEIASTTNENILTEYLLETQTDPKIRAYVLNHYLDGFKGTIFRQTQFAEFEHFIHEQAAKGIPLTSEFMSDYYAKLNARYYGEAVEKDPEIAVEWARIPHFYYNYYVYQYATGFSAASALSAKILNKEEHALEKYLNYLKSGSSDFPIEVMKKAGVDMTNKTYIEEAMAVFESRLNEFESLIKNKK
- a CDS encoding competence protein CoiA, which produces MLIALDSQNHYVQADLIKEKNIKGSLFCPGCRQPVYLKRGKIKIPHFSHYQASDCFLFSEGETLEHLAGKQMLSQWFTQQEIPCMLEAYLPKLKQRPDLLIWLDQKIPVAIEFQCSFISEANMIKRTQSYQKAGYKVIWILGKRFKLKRKLTAQQRLFLYYHKNLNYHIFFLDTNHQKLHIFYHLIQFERNELLKSRNYQVSLTNKKITLKTIINHFETLTYQPYVESEIAQTKELLKNHQFLMRALRNSQSKLIDFQRVLYQAHHHLLFLPIELHLPIEQSVIIQMQNCQWKYQVVRWLSKKGENQVFTSREYVQNMMTQLLFYPTPLITKKIQQKELIRYLYFLETQQIIHQIAHHQWVVLKKLVFFNSEEEKLMELTKNTD